The following are from one region of the Ignavibacteriota bacterium genome:
- a CDS encoding GTPase — protein MARKNVLIMGAAGRDFHNFNVFFRNNRSYNVVAFTATQIPNIEGRTYPRQLSGKLYPKGIKIYEEKYLEKLIKDLKVDEVVFSYSDVPFDYVMAKASVVNAAGVSFRLLGAAETQVKSKKPVVAVLAVRTGAGKSQTSRKVVNVLTEAGKKVVAIRHPMPYGDLATQKVQRFATYADLKKHKCTIEEIEEYEPHVARGGVIYAGVDYEAILREAEKEADVILWDGGNNDFSFYKADVTFTVVDPHRPGHELYYYPGNTSLRMADAAVINKIDSADNDDILEVIANTKMINPNATIIEAASPITVDKPSVIKGKKVLVVEDGPTLTHGEMKYGAGTIAAQKLGAMEIVDPRPYTVKTISDTFKKYPNIGTLLPAMGYGKAQMKDLETTINRTECDSVVIGTPIDLSRYIKINKPYTRVNYELQEIGQNTIETVLREKKIIK, from the coding sequence ATGGCCCGCAAAAATGTTCTGATTATGGGTGCGGCTGGTCGCGACTTCCACAACTTTAATGTGTTTTTCAGAAACAACAGATCATACAACGTTGTTGCTTTCACTGCAACTCAAATTCCAAATATCGAAGGAAGGACTTATCCGAGACAACTTTCAGGAAAACTTTATCCGAAAGGGATAAAAATTTATGAAGAAAAATATCTTGAAAAATTAATTAAAGATTTGAAAGTAGATGAAGTTGTTTTTTCATATTCAGATGTTCCATTCGATTATGTAATGGCAAAGGCATCAGTCGTAAATGCTGCCGGAGTTTCCTTCAGACTTCTTGGTGCAGCAGAAACTCAGGTAAAAAGTAAGAAACCAGTTGTTGCTGTTTTAGCAGTAAGAACCGGTGCCGGGAAATCTCAGACTTCAAGAAAAGTGGTTAATGTTTTAACTGAAGCCGGAAAAAAAGTTGTAGCAATCCGGCACCCAATGCCTTACGGTGATCTCGCAACTCAAAAAGTTCAACGTTTTGCAACTTACGCAGATCTGAAAAAACATAAATGTACAATCGAAGAAATTGAAGAATATGAACCACACGTAGCTCGTGGTGGGGTTATTTATGCAGGAGTTGACTATGAAGCAATTCTTCGTGAAGCAGAAAAGGAAGCAGATGTAATTCTTTGGGATGGTGGAAATAATGATTTCTCATTTTACAAAGCTGATGTAACCTTCACTGTTGTAGATCCTCACAGACCGGGACATGAACTTTATTATTATCCCGGTAACACTTCATTAAGAATGGCTGATGCTGCGGTAATAAATAAAATTGATTCGGCTGATAACGATGACATACTCGAAGTAATCGCAAACACAAAGATGATAAATCCGAACGCAACAATTATTGAAGCAGCTTCACCAATTACTGTAGATAAGCCATCTGTAATCAAAGGAAAGAAAGTTCTTGTAGTTGAAGATGGTCCGACGTTAACTCACGGAGAAATGAAATACGGTGCCGGAACAATCGCAGCACAAAAACTTGGTGCGATGGAAATTGTAGATCCTCGACCTTATACTGTTAAAACGATTTCGGATACTTTCAAAAAATATCCTAATATCGGAACACTTCTGCCGGCGATGGGATATGGGAAAGCACAGATGAAAGATCTGGAAACCACAATTAACAGAACCGAATGTGATTCAGTCGTGATTGGAACTCCGATTGATTTGAGCAGATATATAAAAATTAATAAACCATACACACGAGTTAATTACGAACTGCAGGAAATTGGTCAGAATACAATTGAAACTGTTTTAAGAGAAAAGAAAATAATTAAATAA
- a CDS encoding peptidase M64, giving the protein MKKFAIITFFTTLLTSSAISQEFENFNKYFLDETMRIDYFHVGEAKDEFITLDQIYKYGIWAGSRVHLIDNMNLGRYCVKIYDAASGELIYSKGFDSYFGEYKTSSDGMAGIKKTFQESAVIPYPKSKIIFSIERRDKEQNLFEFFRREIDPADIMIVRDKIKDKMVKVYSADSNGDPHSRVDVVILGEGYTQDEKSKFEKDLKYFTDVFFKMEPYKSNQDKFNIHGVYKPSEDSGIDEPPADQYANTVLSCTFNSMGSERYILTEDNKAVRDLAAHAPYDAIYIMVNHPRYGGGGIYNFFCTFTTDNQFRDYLFLHEFGHSFSGLADEYYTSDVQYNDFYPLAIEPLEPNVTALLNPPSVKWNEFLSPGIEIPTPWDKAKYDSMDYKWQAERREMNKRTAQLKRERQSPEIIKAAEDAYARKDKEHSQLVDSYLKKNSYYGKVGAFEGAGYVASGMYRPMLDCIMFSKGERPFCKVCEAHIIKVIEQYTE; this is encoded by the coding sequence ATGAAAAAGTTTGCTATTATTACTTTCTTTACTACACTTCTAACTTCATCAGCAATAAGTCAGGAATTCGAAAATTTCAACAAATATTTCCTTGATGAAACAATGAGAATAGATTATTTCCATGTTGGTGAAGCAAAAGATGAATTTATTACACTTGATCAGATTTATAAATACGGTATATGGGCTGGAAGCAGGGTTCATCTTATTGATAACATGAATCTTGGCAGATATTGTGTTAAGATTTATGATGCCGCTTCTGGTGAATTAATTTATTCAAAAGGATTTGACAGTTACTTTGGCGAATATAAAACCAGCAGTGATGGAATGGCAGGAATTAAAAAAACCTTTCAGGAATCTGCTGTCATTCCTTATCCAAAGAGTAAAATAATTTTTTCTATTGAAAGAAGAGATAAGGAACAGAATTTGTTTGAATTTTTCAGAAGAGAAATTGATCCTGCTGATATAATGATAGTCAGAGATAAAATAAAAGATAAGATGGTAAAAGTTTATAGCGCTGATTCAAACGGTGATCCGCATAGTCGGGTTGATGTTGTGATACTTGGTGAAGGTTATACTCAGGACGAGAAAAGTAAATTTGAAAAGGATCTAAAATATTTTACTGATGTTTTTTTTAAGATGGAACCTTATAAATCGAACCAGGATAAATTTAATATTCATGGGGTTTACAAACCTTCGGAAGACAGCGGAATTGATGAACCACCAGCAGATCAATATGCGAATACAGTACTTAGTTGTACATTTAATTCGATGGGTTCCGAAAGATATATCCTGACTGAGGACAATAAAGCTGTTAGAGATTTAGCAGCTCACGCTCCGTACGATGCAATTTATATAATGGTAAATCATCCCCGTTACGGCGGTGGTGGAATTTATAATTTCTTCTGTACGTTTACCACTGACAATCAATTCAGAGATTATTTGTTCCTCCACGAGTTTGGTCATTCATTTTCGGGACTTGCTGATGAGTATTATACTTCGGATGTTCAGTATAATGATTTTTATCCGCTGGCAATTGAACCTCTCGAACCGAATGTAACTGCATTACTCAATCCACCATCTGTGAAGTGGAATGAATTTCTTTCACCCGGAATCGAAATTCCGACCCCATGGGACAAAGCCAAATACGACTCTATGGATTACAAATGGCAGGCAGAGCGAAGAGAGATGAACAAACGAACCGCTCAATTGAAAAGAGAACGGCAGTCACCCGAAATAATAAAAGCAGCAGAGGATGCCTACGCGAGAAAGGACAAAGAGCATTCGCAACTTGTTGATTCGTATTTAAAGAAAAATTCATACTATGGTAAAGTTGGCGCTTTTGAAGGAGCCGGATATGTTGCATCCGGAATGTACCGCCCGATGCTGGATTGTATTATGTTTTCAAAAGGTGAACGACCATTCTGTAAAGTTTGTGAAGCGCATATTATTAAAGTAATTGAGCAGTACACCGAATGA
- a CDS encoding T9SS type A sorting domain-containing protein encodes MRTLNYLSVFIIGIINSESIAQATYLGYMFIPTAYGNYSELTDGTISTAIGNDGAENINLPFPFEYMGITYSTARISVNGWIEMGQTYTGPGAFNELESTVKKPLICPLWSDLYADSQSEIRYETIGEYPARIFVIQWKDLTWYDGSPLRKSFQVRIWELDGTIDFMYGPGTSSGSQFSVGMNNHIGGTGNFISVTPMQFIYNFTVSTTTANNYNYDLSLLPENLTLSFVPQQYHYYGSKLYQTPDSVFVGNQNQKIIAIIIPSHDGGALTPPQVLKFYFNTYGTTNLNDIVNVKLFSTGSSPYFSNNHQIGETYTNPSGLFEINNITGAYLINNATNYYWLAYDISAEATAGNLVDGNCYKIDLTGPPIYPDSLLTDPKLVIIENTFPTNLSIGLSGDFLTITEAIQSLENQSISSPTILELLNTYNATNEIFPIEIPFINGSSQNNIITIRPAQNATNINLISNTIIFTFQNATFTTIDGRPGGIGEEKEISLINTSLSSSTILFLDSTHFNTIMYCNILGSDTSSTDGVVSFKPYNNTNNTLANCLIANYDNNLPSFGIKIFNDFQSGQGGSHHTVINCEIKNFKKAGIEIHIADNSSLIGNIIHNEFEVSSNSLSGINCYARHVTISKCKIYNLISSELNSNDVYGIKIPRGWGGVVDNNFISLSGNEQSSITGIYLKGELFIGYFFYYNSINIFGNCESSEGSSCLKRDWTLTENPSLYPPWYLLNNILVNNRVNTSGNGIHLAIDSNDPYYSADYDYNNHYVTPPNNYIGKWINTYASNIEEWKILSNRDPNSVSTDVNFVSDTDLHLTGGSIGDSLLIGIPISGITTDIDGELRHLISPYKGADEVDSPVFINETNKLPSNFALFQNYPNPFNPSTKIKYTIPASLNPSKGGTLVQLRVYDILGREVKVLVNEEKQSGVYEIEFDGSSLSGGVYFYRLTARDPSTGSGQRFSDTKKLVLIK; translated from the coding sequence ATGAGAACTTTAAACTATCTATCAGTATTCATAATAGGTATAATTAATTCAGAGTCAATCGCGCAAGCCACCTATTTAGGTTACATGTTTATTCCTACTGCGTATGGTAATTATTCTGAGCTTACAGACGGCACAATTAGTACTGCAATTGGAAACGATGGAGCGGAGAATATAAATCTTCCATTTCCTTTTGAATACATGGGGATTACGTATTCAACTGCTAGAATTTCTGTTAATGGTTGGATTGAGATGGGACAAACTTACACCGGTCCTGGTGCATTTAATGAACTTGAGAGTACTGTAAAGAAACCCTTGATTTGCCCCTTATGGAGTGATTTGTATGCTGACTCACAAAGTGAGATAAGATATGAAACCATCGGAGAATATCCTGCAAGAATATTTGTCATTCAATGGAAAGACTTAACTTGGTATGATGGTAGCCCATTAAGGAAAAGTTTTCAGGTGAGGATTTGGGAATTGGATGGAACAATCGATTTCATGTATGGGCCTGGAACTTCGTCTGGTTCTCAATTTTCAGTTGGAATGAATAATCATATTGGCGGTACCGGAAATTTCATTAGTGTTACGCCGATGCAGTTTATTTATAATTTTACAGTATCAACTACAACTGCCAACAATTATAACTACGACCTTTCTCTTTTACCGGAAAATCTGACTCTTAGCTTTGTACCTCAACAATATCACTATTATGGGTCAAAATTGTACCAAACTCCAGATAGTGTTTTTGTTGGAAATCAAAATCAGAAAATTATTGCTATTATAATTCCAAGTCATGATGGAGGAGCTTTGACTCCACCACAAGTATTAAAATTTTATTTCAATACTTACGGGACTACCAATCTAAATGATATTGTAAATGTCAAATTATTTTCCACGGGTTCATCACCTTATTTTAGCAACAATCATCAAATAGGAGAAACATACACAAACCCATCAGGATTATTTGAAATCAATAATATAACAGGTGCTTATCTGATTAATAATGCAACCAATTATTACTGGTTAGCTTATGATATTTCTGCTGAAGCAACTGCTGGCAACTTGGTTGACGGGAATTGTTATAAAATTGATTTAACCGGACCACCTATATATCCAGATTCTTTACTCACAGATCCGAAATTAGTTATCATTGAAAATACATTTCCGACCAATTTATCAATTGGATTAAGTGGTGATTTTCTTACTATAACAGAAGCGATTCAATCATTAGAGAATCAATCGATTAGCTCTCCTACAATTTTAGAATTATTAAATACATACAATGCCACAAATGAAATTTTTCCTATAGAGATTCCTTTTATAAATGGAAGTTCACAGAATAATATTATTACTATTCGTCCAGCTCAAAATGCAACAAATATTAATCTCATCAGCAATACAATAATCTTTACTTTTCAGAATGCTACTTTTACAACAATTGATGGCAGGCCGGGTGGAATTGGTGAAGAAAAGGAAATATCACTTATAAATACATCTTTAAGTTCCAGTACAATTCTTTTCCTTGATAGCACTCATTTTAATACTATTATGTATTGTAACATTCTTGGCAGCGATACAAGTTCAACAGATGGTGTAGTTTCATTTAAACCTTACAATAATACTAATAACACTTTAGCAAATTGTCTAATTGCAAATTATGATAATAACTTACCTTCGTTTGGGATAAAAATTTTTAATGATTTCCAAAGTGGTCAGGGTGGTTCTCATCATACTGTAATAAATTGTGAAATTAAAAATTTCAAAAAAGCCGGAATAGAAATTCACATTGCAGATAATTCGTCGCTAATCGGGAATATTATACACAATGAATTTGAAGTATCAAGTAATTCATTATCGGGAATTAATTGCTACGCTAGGCATGTGACAATAAGTAAGTGTAAAATCTATAATTTGATTTCAAGTGAATTAAATTCAAATGATGTATATGGGATAAAGATTCCGAGAGGTTGGGGCGGAGTTGTTGACAATAATTTTATTTCTCTTTCAGGTAATGAACAATCATCTATTACTGGAATTTATTTAAAGGGAGAATTATTTATTGGTTATTTTTTCTATTATAATTCAATTAATATTTTTGGAAATTGTGAAAGTTCTGAGGGTAGTAGTTGCCTTAAAAGGGATTGGACTTTGACTGAAAATCCTTCTTTGTACCCACCATGGTATTTACTCAATAACATTCTTGTAAATAATAGAGTGAATACATCAGGTAATGGAATACATTTGGCTATTGATTCTAATGATCCTTATTATTCAGCAGATTATGACTACAATAATCACTATGTAACTCCGCCAAATAATTATATCGGGAAGTGGATAAACACTTATGCTTCAAATATCGAGGAATGGAAAATTTTGAGTAATCGAGATCCGAATTCAGTGAGTACGGATGTAAATTTTGTTTCTGATACCGATTTGCATTTAACTGGCGGTTCTATTGGAGACAGTTTGTTAATTGGAATTCCTATTAGTGGAATTACAACTGATATAGATGGTGAATTAAGGCATCTCATTTCACCCTATAAAGGAGCCGATGAAGTTGATAGTCCGGTCTTTATAAATGAGACTAATAAGTTACCCTCAAACTTTGCTCTTTTTCAAAACTACCCCAACCCTTTTAATCCAAGCACAAAAATAAAATATACAATACCGGCATCCCTAAATCCCTCCAAAGGAGGGACTTTAGTGCAATTACGAGTTTACGATATTTTAGGAAGGGAAGTGAAAGTACTTGTAAATGAAGAAAAGCAATCTGGTGTATATGAAATAGAATTTGATGGTAGCAGTCTTTCTGGTGGAGTTTACTTTTACAGATTAACTGCACGTGATCCTTCGACAGGCTCAGGACAGAGATTTAGTGATACTAAGAAATTAGTTTTAATAAAATGA